One stretch of Lucilia cuprina isolate Lc7/37 chromosome 6, ASM2204524v1, whole genome shotgun sequence DNA includes these proteins:
- the LOC111678178 gene encoding presenilins-associated rhomboid-like protein, mitochondrial: MLLRLGLRGTWHKQIRDSTLQLGQTTNRTLLHHVGLNSTNTQTSLSHRLVLRSIRSSARSKNSSRPALQPFEPPSGSVPSGNVFKALVFTGAFSLGSFLGATVLEYENTRNMMLEKARQAKLGWLRKKSNHEDSWENIKRDIRRLWDQLAPGEKVFVPICAFNVLVFGLWRIPSLRGTMMKYFCSNPAARTVCWPMFLSTFSHYSAFHLFANMYVLHSFSNAAILSLGKEQFLAVYLSAGVIASLSSVLYKALTLQAGLSLGASGAIMAVLAYVCAQYPDTQLSILFLPMVTFSAGSAIKVIMGIDLAGCIMGWKFFDHAAHLGGAIFGLFWAFYGMDLWQKRVPFLTMYHDWRKTK; this comes from the exons atgttGTTACGGCTAGGGCTAAGAGGCACTTGGCACAAACAGATTAG GGACTCTACACTACAACTGGGTCAGACAACAAATCGTACATTATTGCATCATGTTGGCTTAAACTCAACAAATACACAAACCTCACTAAGTCATCGTTTGGTATTGCGTTCCATACGTAGCTCAGCACGTTCTAAAAATTCATCACGTCCTGCCCTTCAGCCATTCGAACCGCCTAGTGGTTCAGTGCCTTCTGGTAATGTTTTCAAGGCTTTAGTTTTCACCGGAGCG tttagtttgggCTCATTTTTGGGAGCCACTGTATTGGAATATGAAAATACTCGTAATATGATGTTGGAAAAGGCGCGACAAGCTAAATTGGGTTGGctgagaaaaaaatcaaatcatgaAGATTCTTGGGAAAATATTAAGCGTGACATACGCCGCCTATGGGATCAGTTGGCACCCGGAGAAAAGGTTTTTGTGCCTATCTGTGCATTCAATGTGTTAGTATTTGGTCTCTGGAGAATACCATCTTTAAGAGGAactatgatgaaatatttttgctCAAACCCAGCAGCAC gtACTGTTTGTTGGCCCATGTTTTTGTCCACATTTAGTCATTATTCTGCGTTCCATTTATTTGCCAACATGTATGTTTTGCATAGTTTCTCTAATGCTGCCATACTTTCTTTGGGAAAGGAACAATTTTTGGCTGTGTATTTAAGTGCTGGAGTGATAGCAAGTTTAAGTAGTGTTCTATATAAAGCACTTACTTTGCAGGCTGGACTTTCTTTAGGAGCA TCTGGCGCTATAATGGCAGTCTTAGCTTATGTTTGTGCCCAATATCCTGATACACAAttaagtatattatttttaccTATGGTAACATTTTCAGCCGGTTCAGCTATTAAGGTGATTATGGGTATTGATTTAGCAGGCTGTATAATGGGTTGGAAATTCTTTGATCATGCTGCCCATTTGGGAGGAGCCATATTTGGAct ATTTTGGGCTTTCTATGGTATGGATTTGTGGCAAAAACGTGTCCCATTCCTAACAATGTATCATGACTGGCGTAAgactaaatag
- the LOC111678179 gene encoding RNA-binding protein 48 isoform X1, with the protein MNCNAEHHIQYDYCKTRLKYRQGRELKAVKVYTVASESQNLLIFGVPKINLLQELKQRLQRFGKLYYVRNVTTEMLDRQLELEQFTEVYLAKFYKIYEARKCKRFLDAKEFYGGILHISYAPEYESKEELKDKIQKRKLEIENSLKRINLHKNNEKRCKKTDVVQ; encoded by the exons atgaactGTAATGCAGAACATCATATACAATACGATTATTGCAAAACACGCCTCAAATACCGGCAAGGACGAGAATTAAAAGCAGTAAAG GTCTATACAGTGGCTAGTGAATCACAGAATTTGCTTATATTTGGTGTGCCAAAAATCAATCTATTGCAAGAATTAAAACAGCGTCTTCAGAGATTTGGTAAGTTATATTATGTACGCAATGTTACTACAGAAATGTTAGATCGTCAATTGGAATTAGAACAATTTACCGAAGTgtatttggcaaaattttacaaaatctatgaGGCGCGTAAATGTAAACGTTTTCTGGATGCTAAAGAATTTTATGGTGGTATTTTGCATATATCCTATGCTCCGGAATATGAAAGCAAAGAGGAGCTTAaagataaaatacaaaaaagaaaattggaaattgaaaactctttaaaaagaataaacttGCATAAGAATAATGAAAAAAGATGCAAAAAAACTGATGTGGTACAATaa